Proteins encoded by one window of Chryseobacterium foetidum:
- a CDS encoding plasmid pRiA4b ORF-3 family protein, which produces MVYKIRVILDAKEDVFRDVEVKGKQTLWNLHLGIKSAFNLQGDELSAFNMLESDGTVIKSVPLEDMSDDGDGEIMSDIYIDEAFAEIGDKAQFQYGLLDLWEFFCELVEINEETKGVNYPLTAYRFGNAPLKAPVKNAVGGGKKKAAKPIMDDDFGFDDDFGATGNFADEDDDNFDDEDEDDYNDDVFDEDDQDDER; this is translated from the coding sequence ATGGTTTACAAGATTCGTGTAATTTTAGATGCAAAAGAAGATGTCTTCAGAGACGTCGAGGTTAAGGGAAAACAAACGCTTTGGAACTTACATTTGGGTATCAAAAGTGCTTTCAATTTGCAGGGTGACGAGCTTTCTGCATTCAATATGCTGGAGAGCGACGGTACAGTCATTAAAAGTGTTCCGTTGGAAGATATGAGTGATGATGGTGACGGCGAAATTATGTCTGATATTTATATCGACGAAGCCTTCGCAGAAATTGGCGATAAAGCCCAGTTCCAGTACGGTCTTCTTGATCTTTGGGAGTTTTTCTGCGAGTTGGTAGAGATCAATGAAGAAACAAAAGGGGTAAATTATCCGCTTACTGCTTACAGATTTGGAAATGCTCCGCTGAAAGCACCTGTGAAAAATGCAGTGGGTGGAGGCAAGAAAAAAGCAGCAAAACCAATAATGGATGATGATTTCGGTTTCGATGACGACTTCGGGGCCACAGGAAATTTTGCAGACGAAGACGATGACAACTTCGATGATGAAGACGAAGACGACTACAATGACGATGTGTTCGATGAAGATGATCAGGACGACGAAAGATAA
- a CDS encoding sensor histidine kinase, with protein MKFYRLTLVSSFLITLVMFILVILFDSVKDVYANSSVFNLGIAVSIIIMFLINYTVLELLFNSYAKKQIRNISKILPDEMVYDDQDNLTLKELGERFSDLNQKKVSEIDLMKEMESYRKDYIGNVSHELKTPLFSIQGYVETLLDGGVENLAIRDKYLERIDQSVERLIAIVKDLDMINRLEAGEINLSVSRFDINLLIKEIFDLLDLEAEKHNTTLQIQTPQTQIFVDADKGKISQVFINLISNAIHYANRQEARVIVKTSMVKNKVLVEVIDNGMGIKAELLPRIFERFYRVETSRSRRQGGSGLGLAIVKHILEAHNENITVESVYLEGTKFSFMLEKGK; from the coding sequence TTGAAGTTTTACAGACTCACACTCGTCTCCTCATTTCTCATCACACTGGTGATGTTTATCCTTGTTATTTTATTTGATTCTGTAAAGGATGTTTACGCCAACTCCTCGGTTTTCAATTTAGGAATTGCGGTGAGCATCATCATCATGTTTCTCATTAACTATACCGTTTTGGAATTGCTTTTTAATTCCTATGCCAAAAAACAAATCAGGAATATTTCTAAAATTCTTCCTGATGAAATGGTGTATGATGATCAGGATAATCTTACATTGAAAGAATTGGGTGAAAGATTTTCAGATTTAAATCAAAAAAAAGTGAGCGAAATAGATCTGATGAAAGAAATGGAGAGCTACAGAAAAGATTACATCGGAAACGTATCTCATGAGCTGAAAACTCCGCTTTTTTCCATTCAGGGTTATGTGGAAACTTTGCTGGACGGCGGTGTGGAAAATCTTGCCATTCGGGATAAATATCTGGAGCGAATTGATCAGTCGGTAGAAAGACTTATTGCGATTGTAAAAGATCTTGATATGATCAACAGGCTCGAAGCGGGCGAGATTAATCTTTCAGTGTCAAGATTCGACATTAATCTTTTAATTAAAGAAATTTTCGACTTACTCGACCTCGAAGCCGAAAAACACAACACGACGCTTCAGATTCAGACTCCGCAGACGCAGATTTTTGTGGATGCAGATAAAGGGAAAATATCACAGGTTTTTATCAATTTAATTTCAAATGCCATTCATTACGCCAACCGTCAGGAGGCAAGGGTCATCGTAAAAACGAGCATGGTCAAAAATAAAGTACTCGTAGAAGTGATCGACAACGGAATGGGTATAAAAGCCGAACTTCTTCCCCGTATTTTCGAGAGATTTTACCGTGTAGAGACCAGCCGCAGCAGAAGACAGGGCGGTTCCGGACTCGGTTTGGCGATCGTAAAACATATTTTAGAAGCACACAACGAAAATATCACTGTAGAAAGTGTCTATCTTGAAGGCACAAAATTCAGTTTTATGCTTGAAAAAGGGAAGTAA
- a CDS encoding response regulator: MNSKKILLIDDEMDILEILSYNLEKEGYDIYTATNGNEGIDKAKEIVPDLILLDVMMPEKDGIETCQELRKIKELQKTLIVFLSARSEEFSQLAGFQAGANDYIVKLIKPKILISKVNALLQLTSQVSDTSKQIEIGDLIIDKDNFRVSKGGQQFLLPKKEFDLLYLLASNTEKVFKREEILEKVWGNDVIVGERTIDVHIRRLREKLGINTIQTLKGIGYKLIVQG, translated from the coding sequence ATGAACTCAAAAAAGATCCTCTTAATTGACGATGAAATGGATATCCTGGAGATACTTTCTTACAATCTGGAAAAAGAAGGTTACGATATCTACACCGCTACAAACGGTAACGAAGGAATTGATAAGGCAAAGGAAATTGTTCCGGATCTTATTCTTCTTGATGTGATGATGCCCGAGAAAGACGGTATTGAAACCTGTCAGGAACTTCGCAAAATTAAAGAACTTCAGAAAACGCTGATCGTCTTTTTATCAGCAAGAAGCGAAGAGTTCTCTCAGCTCGCAGGATTTCAGGCAGGTGCAAACGATTACATCGTGAAGCTGATCAAACCGAAAATTCTTATTTCTAAAGTTAATGCCTTGCTGCAACTGACCTCTCAGGTTTCTGATACTTCAAAGCAGATAGAAATAGGGGATTTAATTATCGATAAAGACAATTTCAGAGTGTCAAAAGGCGGACAGCAGTTTCTGCTTCCTAAAAAAGAATTTGATCTTCTTTATCTTTTGGCTTCCAACACCGAAAAAGTTTTCAAAAGAGAAGAGATTCTTGAGAAAGTGTGGGGTAATGATGTGATTGTAGGTGAAAGAACGATCGATGTGCACATCAGAAGACTTAGAGAAAAATTAGGAATCAATACGATTCAGACTTTAAAAGGAATTGGTTATAAACTGATAGTTCAGGGTTAA
- a CDS encoding TonB-dependent receptor domain-containing protein → MNFRKISIAVLFLTSTGAVMYAQESKSDTVKSEKKIDGVVIQGTTRKGAESNIIGLQKKSVEVIERVGSVQLEKQGVGDASVAVTKATGSQKQEGSGQIFIRGLGDRNNSTTINGLQVPSNDPLYKNIDLSIIKTDMIDFIGLEKVYNPRLWGDMSGANVDIVTKVYTGKPYFKVNLGSSVNFNAVQKNNYFLQDGPNYFGTKMLEKPSKNAVLNRGYVFKTSLQNQEINNPINSNLSFDFGTNFKIGEQGKLSIFGYAGFDNSYDYFQGITGGSFDTTTGPNRIYNNSEEFKYTTNSTGLLNVNYKINSNHNINISSNYIHTTEQKLGNYNGYNRDYYDVDVAQERFTTQLRRATYKTNDLLVNQLRGEHKITEPLKISWNLGYNRLDSRRPDRQQNVTILDKVQNYSFFASSNPGANNRYYDRLLENDFTGDVHADYKLGENTKVTLGYSGRYKDSDFKATQYNFRVLPLQGTYFVDPNNYDSFFNNTNYQAGGFFDIVTFRGDIKSSQNAFVPQAFTSEIMNNAGYVNVDYKFSEKFTAQVGVRYDNLKQEILYNTTLYPDGGKVNKDYSKILPAFNLKYSLNDQHNLRLAGSKTYTTPLLLEVAPFEYEDIDESSLGNRDAYLADNYNVDLKWEWFPKKNELISVTAFGKYIQNPLARIVIASSSNSVSFLNIGDTGRVLGLEAEIRKDIYDSGKTRLYTFVNGTYLNTEQDLDEDKVRRENTKFAITLNDGVTKDKIQGASEFLANANLGLEQKWGNKNTADLVVSYSYISDNIYAIGTQNKGNLVDKAFSTLDTTLKIKLANGMGFSLSGRNLLNPYFTRVQDNKVGEQISRKYKRGAGIGASVSYEF, encoded by the coding sequence ATGAACTTTAGAAAAATCAGTATTGCAGTTTTGTTTTTAACATCAACAGGAGCTGTAATGTATGCTCAGGAAAGCAAATCAGACACCGTAAAATCTGAAAAGAAAATTGATGGTGTTGTTATCCAGGGAACTACAAGAAAAGGTGCAGAATCAAACATTATCGGTCTGCAGAAAAAATCCGTAGAAGTAATAGAGCGTGTAGGATCTGTGCAGTTGGAAAAACAAGGTGTAGGCGATGCGTCTGTAGCGGTAACGAAAGCGACCGGTTCCCAGAAGCAGGAAGGCAGCGGCCAGATTTTCATCAGAGGTCTTGGTGACAGAAACAACTCTACAACGATCAACGGACTTCAGGTTCCTTCAAATGATCCTTTATACAAAAACATCGATTTGAGTATCATCAAAACTGATATGATCGATTTCATTGGTTTGGAAAAAGTGTACAACCCAAGACTTTGGGGAGATATGTCTGGTGCCAACGTAGACATCGTAACTAAAGTTTATACAGGAAAGCCATATTTTAAAGTTAATTTAGGATCTTCTGTAAACTTTAATGCAGTTCAGAAAAACAATTATTTTCTGCAGGACGGGCCAAATTATTTTGGAACCAAAATGCTTGAAAAGCCTTCTAAAAATGCTGTTTTGAACAGAGGTTATGTTTTCAAAACATCCTTACAAAACCAGGAAATTAATAATCCGATAAATTCTAATTTAAGTTTTGATTTTGGAACTAATTTTAAAATTGGTGAACAAGGTAAACTAAGCATCTTCGGATACGCAGGATTTGATAACAGCTACGATTACTTTCAGGGAATTACAGGTGGATCTTTTGATACTACCACCGGACCTAACAGAATCTACAACAATTCTGAAGAATTTAAATACACAACCAACAGTACAGGCTTACTTAATGTAAATTATAAAATTAACAGTAATCACAACATTAATATCTCTTCCAACTATATTCATACTACTGAACAGAAACTGGGGAATTACAATGGTTACAACAGAGATTACTATGATGTAGATGTTGCTCAGGAGAGATTTACGACTCAGCTGAGAAGAGCAACTTACAAGACAAATGACTTACTTGTCAATCAGCTTAGAGGGGAGCACAAAATTACTGAACCTTTAAAAATCAGCTGGAACTTAGGTTATAACAGACTGGACAGCAGAAGACCAGACAGACAGCAGAATGTAACTATTCTGGATAAGGTTCAGAACTACAGCTTTTTTGCAAGCTCAAATCCTGGAGCAAACAATAGATACTATGACAGATTATTGGAGAATGATTTCACAGGTGACGTACATGCTGACTATAAACTGGGAGAAAACACGAAAGTCACATTAGGTTACAGCGGAAGATATAAAGACAGTGATTTTAAAGCTACTCAGTATAATTTCAGAGTTTTACCTCTTCAGGGAACTTACTTTGTAGATCCAAACAACTATGATTCATTTTTCAACAATACCAACTATCAGGCAGGTGGATTCTTTGATATTGTAACCTTCAGAGGAGACATTAAATCAAGTCAAAACGCATTTGTACCTCAGGCATTTACTTCAGAAATAATGAATAATGCAGGGTATGTAAACGTAGATTACAAATTCTCAGAAAAATTCACTGCACAGGTTGGTGTACGTTATGATAACCTGAAACAGGAGATTCTTTACAACACAACATTGTATCCTGACGGAGGTAAAGTCAATAAAGATTATTCTAAAATTTTACCAGCTTTCAACTTAAAATACAGCCTAAACGACCAGCATAACTTAAGATTAGCCGGATCAAAAACATACACTACTCCGTTGCTATTGGAAGTCGCTCCATTTGAATATGAAGATATCGACGAGTCCAGCTTAGGTAACCGTGATGCTTATCTCGCAGACAACTACAATGTTGATTTGAAATGGGAATGGTTTCCAAAAAAGAATGAGCTGATCTCAGTAACTGCTTTTGGTAAATACATACAAAATCCATTGGCAAGAATCGTAATCGCATCATCTTCAAACAGCGTTTCTTTCCTGAATATTGGTGATACCGGAAGAGTCTTAGGTTTAGAAGCGGAAATCAGAAAAGATATTTATGATTCTGGTAAAACGAGATTATACACATTCGTCAACGGAACCTATCTGAATACAGAGCAGGATCTTGACGAAGATAAAGTAAGAAGAGAAAACACGAAGTTCGCTATAACTTTGAATGATGGTGTTACCAAAGACAAAATTCAGGGAGCCTCAGAATTCCTTGCAAATGCTAATTTAGGGCTTGAGCAAAAATGGGGTAACAAAAACACTGCTGATTTGGTAGTTTCTTACTCTTATATTTCAGATAATATCTACGCAATCGGTACTCAAAACAAAGGAAATTTAGTTGATAAAGCTTTCAGTACTCTAGATACCACTTTGAAAATAAAACTAGCCAACGGAATGGGCTTCTCTCTTTCAGGCAGAAATTTACTAAACCCTTATTTCACGAGAGTACAGGATAATAAAGTTGGAGAACAAATTTCAAGAAAATACAAAAGAGGTGCTGGTATTGGAGCAAGCGTTTCTTATGAATTCTAA
- a CDS encoding alpha-ketoglutarate-dependent dioxygenase AlkB family protein, with the protein MLNLFDETPKFPVNILPQDGITEYYGKIFTQDECLKYYEYLLNQIPWENDEAVIFGKLILTKRKVAWFGEKEFEYTYSKRTKYAKIWTPELLELKQKCEEVSGETYNSCLLNLYHDGSEGMAYHSDGEKDLKKHGAIASLSFGAERKFLFKHKTTKETIDIFLENGSLLVMKGTTQENWLHRLPPTTKVKNPRINLTFRTIEE; encoded by the coding sequence ATGCTCAATCTTTTCGACGAAACACCAAAATTTCCAGTCAATATTCTTCCGCAAGATGGAATTACAGAATATTACGGGAAAATATTTACGCAAGATGAATGCTTGAAATATTACGAATATTTATTAAACCAAATTCCGTGGGAAAATGATGAAGCAGTTATTTTTGGGAAATTGATTTTAACGAAAAGAAAAGTGGCCTGGTTTGGAGAAAAAGAATTTGAATACACTTACTCCAAACGGACAAAATACGCCAAAATCTGGACTCCTGAATTATTGGAATTAAAACAAAAATGTGAAGAAGTTTCAGGGGAAACCTACAACTCCTGTTTACTCAATTTATATCACGACGGCAGCGAAGGAATGGCCTATCATAGCGACGGCGAAAAGGATTTGAAGAAACACGGTGCTATCGCATCATTAAGTTTTGGTGCCGAAAGAAAGTTTTTATTTAAACATAAAACCACCAAAGAAACAATCGATATTTTCCTGGAAAACGGAAGTCTGCTCGTAATGAAAGGGACTACGCAGGAAAACTGGCTGCACCGCCTTCCGCCAACAACAAAAGTGAAAAATCCGAGAATCAATCTAACTTTCAGAACGATTGAAGAATAA
- a CDS encoding bifunctional helix-turn-helix domain-containing protein/methylated-DNA--[protein]-cysteine S-methyltransferase, which yields MSAQNILDYQRIVKAIDYIQNHFQLQPNLDEVAEFVGLSPAHFQKMFTDWAGTSPKKFLQFISLSHAKNLLKEEKTNLFDTTLETGLSSTSRLHDLFVKIEGMSPAEYKNGGKNLKINYSFSESLFGNLISASTEKGVCYIAFDDDQTKAFSDLKLRFPNAEFVEKKDDLQRDALSIFNEDWNNLNQIKLHLKGTDFQLKVWESLLKIPMGKLSTYGNLAHDVGNPNASRAVGTAIGSNPVAFLIPCHRVIQSSGKIGGYMWGSDRKQLMIGWESAKVYH from the coding sequence ATGTCTGCCCAAAATATTTTAGATTATCAGAGAATTGTAAAGGCAATAGATTATATCCAGAATCATTTTCAGCTTCAGCCAAATCTGGATGAGGTGGCTGAATTTGTGGGTTTGAGTCCGGCGCATTTTCAGAAAATGTTTACGGATTGGGCAGGGACGAGTCCGAAGAAATTTTTGCAGTTCATCAGTTTAAGTCATGCTAAAAATCTTTTAAAAGAAGAAAAAACAAATCTTTTTGATACGACTTTGGAAACCGGACTGTCGAGTACGAGTCGTCTACACGATCTGTTTGTAAAAATTGAAGGGATGTCGCCTGCAGAATATAAAAACGGCGGGAAAAATTTAAAAATCAACTACAGTTTCTCAGAAAGTCTTTTTGGGAATTTAATTTCGGCTTCCACAGAAAAAGGAGTTTGTTATATCGCTTTTGATGATGATCAGACGAAAGCTTTTTCAGATTTAAAACTGAGATTTCCAAATGCAGAATTTGTTGAAAAAAAAGATGATTTGCAGAGAGATGCTTTGTCTATTTTTAATGAAGATTGGAACAATTTAAATCAAATTAAACTTCATTTAAAAGGAACTGATTTTCAGTTAAAAGTCTGGGAAAGTCTGCTTAAAATTCCAATGGGAAAATTGTCTACCTACGGAAATCTGGCTCACGATGTTGGAAATCCCAATGCGTCAAGAGCCGTTGGAACAGCGATTGGAAGCAATCCGGTGGCGTTTTTAATTCCCTGTCACCGTGTGATACAGTCGAGTGGTAAAATTGGCGGTTACATGTGGGGAAGCGACAGAAAGCAGCTAATGATCGGGTGGGAGAGTGCTAAGGTTTACCATTGA
- a CDS encoding HAD family hydrolase: protein MSLKAVLFDMDGVIVDTEPLHRKAYFKTFDQLEVAVSEELYTSFTGASTKRVFETIINHFDLSGTHEEMSVIKRAHFKDYFYNDEEFDLITGVRKLIEHYYDNGITLILASSATMTTIDMVFEKFGLEKYFSGKISGADLKESKPHPEIFLKAAEMAGQPIENCMVIEDSTNGILAAHRAGIFCAAYKSFHTHNQDYSLANIIVSDYAELEVGKISKFF from the coding sequence ATGTCATTAAAAGCTGTGCTGTTCGATATGGATGGCGTGATTGTAGACACAGAACCGCTGCACAGAAAAGCCTATTTTAAAACCTTCGATCAGCTTGAAGTTGCTGTTTCAGAGGAATTATACACTTCATTTACAGGCGCTTCCACCAAAAGAGTTTTTGAGACCATCATTAATCATTTTGATCTGTCGGGAACTCACGAGGAAATGTCAGTTATCAAGCGGGCTCATTTTAAAGATTATTTTTACAATGATGAGGAATTTGATCTGATTACCGGAGTACGAAAGTTGATTGAACACTATTACGACAACGGAATTACCTTAATTTTGGCATCCTCAGCAACAATGACCACCATCGACATGGTTTTTGAAAAATTCGGACTGGAAAAATATTTCAGCGGAAAAATAAGCGGAGCCGATTTAAAGGAATCAAAACCTCATCCTGAAATCTTTTTGAAAGCAGCAGAAATGGCAGGTCAGCCTATCGAAAACTGCATGGTAATCGAAGATTCCACCAACGGAATTCTGGCCGCTCACAGAGCAGGAATTTTCTGCGCAGCTTACAAAAGTTTTCATACGCACAATCAGGATTACAGTTTGGCGAATATTATTGTTTCGGATTATGCTGAACTGGAAGTTGGTAAGATTTCGAAATTCTTTTAA
- a CDS encoding DUF7003 family protein yields the protein MYKEVSCNYMKRLPIIILLFLISCLGTVKNKQNDKKTMIFNETEILEQLDFAFNGEPSKYYPNGQPEDIKYNFFLDLEHGYCETAGNRIHLYADSTRWIVVFEKSGYQNRGTSAEIELNYIGNCIDYPIYKYPERNYITNSNNIILIDPTEFERIENKDGEEMETFELIGQNIKEIKIRDNAVQFDNNHNNYEKLGIDIRDYDNPKNLIGFGDFIRYLHETNPELISATEEEIRKHIPKDIPKLMTIDEFHFVSAYDKTNPPSQQETYQMIAKILTTKKVTNWKPTQKPNNSWQNWESGHL from the coding sequence GTGTATAAAGAAGTTAGCTGTAATTATATGAAACGACTACCCATAATAATATTACTTTTTTTAATCTCTTGTTTGGGAACAGTGAAAAATAAACAAAATGACAAAAAAACAATGATATTTAACGAGACTGAAATTTTAGAGCAGTTGGACTTTGCTTTTAACGGAGAACCCAGTAAATATTATCCAAATGGACAACCAGAAGATATCAAATACAACTTTTTTCTTGACCTTGAACATGGTTACTGTGAGACAGCAGGAAACAGAATTCATTTATACGCAGATTCAACAAGATGGATTGTAGTTTTTGAAAAAAGCGGTTATCAAAATCGAGGAACTTCTGCGGAAATAGAATTAAATTATATTGGAAACTGTATTGATTATCCAATTTACAAATATCCTGAACGAAATTATATTACAAATTCAAATAATATAATTCTAATTGACCCAACAGAATTTGAAAGGATTGAAAACAAAGATGGCGAAGAAATGGAAACATTTGAACTAATTGGACAAAATATCAAAGAAATAAAAATCCGAGACAATGCTGTTCAATTTGACAATAACCATAATAATTATGAAAAATTAGGAATTGATATACGAGATTATGACAATCCTAAAAACCTAATTGGTTTTGGAGACTTTATCAGATATTTACACGAAACAAATCCAGAGCTAATCAGTGCGACTGAAGAGGAAATTCGGAAACATATTCCTAAAGACATTCCAAAACTTATGACAATTGACGAGTTTCATTTTGTAAGTGCTTACGATAAAACAAATCCACCAAGCCAACAAGAAACTTACCAAATGATTGCAAAGATTTTGACAACTAAAAAAGTAACAAATTGGAAACCCACACAAAAACCAAATAATAGTTGGCAAAATTGGGAATCCGGACATCTATAA
- a CDS encoding type III PLP-dependent enzyme domain-containing protein, which translates to MKIKYSELIDQTLYFPTEEFNVSENNLSFHDIPLMEVVEKFGTPLKVSYLPKISQNIQKAKGWFKEAFEKIDYKKNYRYCYCTKSSHFKFVIEEALKNDISIETSSAYDMDIVKSLYNEGKVDKSIEVICNGFKTDDYLAKISDMINSGFENITPILDNYRELDKLTESIDTTFDIGIRIASEEEPKFEFYTSRLGIGYKDIIPYYSQKIAEHPNARLKMLHFFINTGIKDTAYYWNELYKCLRVYARLKKIAPEVNSLNIGGGFPIKTSLQFDYDYQYMVEEIASQIKKFCEEEGVEEPNIYTEFGSFTVGESGANIYKIISQKRQNDREKWNMIDSSFMTTLPDTWAISRHFIMLPLNRWDDTYERVFLGGLTCDSDDYYNSEQHTNAIYLPVFSDTKPLYIGFFHTGAYQETIGGYGGVHHCLMPQPRHILIQKGENGEFQYEIFRERQEPEDILKILGY; encoded by the coding sequence ATGAAAATAAAGTACTCGGAACTTATTGATCAGACATTGTACTTCCCAACCGAAGAATTCAATGTTTCTGAGAACAATTTGTCTTTTCACGACATTCCTCTGATGGAAGTTGTTGAGAAGTTTGGAACGCCTCTTAAGGTAAGTTACCTCCCGAAGATTTCTCAGAATATACAGAAAGCAAAAGGCTGGTTTAAAGAAGCTTTTGAGAAAATCGACTACAAAAAAAACTACAGATACTGCTACTGCACAAAATCGAGTCACTTCAAATTCGTCATTGAAGAAGCCCTGAAAAACGATATTTCCATCGAAACTTCCTCTGCTTACGATATGGACATCGTAAAATCTCTTTACAACGAAGGTAAAGTGGATAAAAGCATCGAAGTAATCTGCAACGGCTTTAAAACAGACGATTATCTGGCGAAAATTTCAGATATGATCAACAGCGGTTTTGAAAACATCACGCCGATCTTAGATAATTACCGTGAGCTTGATAAATTAACGGAAAGCATCGACACTACTTTCGATATCGGAATCAGAATTGCTTCTGAAGAAGAACCAAAATTTGAATTTTATACCTCAAGATTGGGGATCGGATACAAAGATATTATCCCTTATTATAGTCAGAAAATTGCCGAACACCCGAATGCAAGGCTGAAAATGCTTCATTTCTTCATTAATACAGGAATCAAAGACACCGCGTATTACTGGAATGAATTATACAAATGTCTTCGTGTTTATGCACGTTTGAAGAAGATTGCGCCCGAAGTTAATTCATTGAACATCGGTGGTGGTTTCCCAATCAAAACATCTTTACAGTTCGATTACGATTACCAGTACATGGTGGAGGAAATTGCATCGCAAATCAAAAAATTCTGTGAAGAAGAGGGTGTGGAAGAACCGAATATTTATACAGAATTCGGAAGTTTCACTGTAGGAGAAAGCGGTGCGAATATTTATAAAATTATATCTCAAAAACGCCAGAACGACAGAGAAAAGTGGAACATGATCGATTCTTCTTTCATGACCACACTTCCCGATACATGGGCGATTTCAAGACACTTTATCATGCTTCCGCTCAACCGTTGGGATGATACTTACGAAAGGGTTTTCTTAGGCGGTCTGACTTGTGATTCTGATGATTATTATAATTCTGAACAGCATACCAACGCTATTTATCTGCCTGTTTTCAGCGACACAAAACCTCTGTACATTGGCTTTTTCCACACTGGAGCATATCAGGAAACAATTGGAGGTTATGGCGGTGTTCACCACTGTCTGATGCCTCAGCCAAGACATATTCTGATTCAGAAAGGTGAAAATGGTGAGTTTCAGTATGAAATTTTCAGGGAAAGACAGGAGCCTGAGGATATTTTGAAGATTCTTGGGTATTAA
- a CDS encoding thiamine diphosphokinase, which yields MKRLKNMSSNSDYNSSESPFPLERDLGRGKCLLFINGDAPKSLPDLDIYTLIACTDGAFHYLKDLNFPFENLDFISGDFDSHSGFDENIYKDKFIYTPDQEKTDFHKALEIIAEKGFKNIDVFGGSGGEQDHFLGNLTVAFGFKENLNITFYDAFSEYFFIPKNFILKNVKNKLVSLYPFPTAENVNTKGLNWTLDDENLSITSRIGTRNFAVEDEVAIEYEKGDLLVFVGKDYL from the coding sequence ATGAAGAGATTAAAAAATATGTCAAGTAATTCTGATTACAATAGTAGTGAAAGTCCCTTTCCTTTGGAGAGGGATTTAGGGAGAGGAAAATGCCTTCTCTTCATCAATGGAGACGCTCCGAAATCGCTTCCAGATTTGGATATTTACACCCTAATTGCCTGCACCGACGGTGCTTTTCATTATCTGAAAGATTTAAATTTTCCGTTTGAGAATTTAGATTTTATTTCAGGGGATTTTGATTCCCATTCCGGATTTGACGAAAATATTTATAAAGATAAATTCATTTACACGCCAGATCAGGAAAAAACAGATTTTCACAAAGCTTTGGAAATTATTGCTGAGAAAGGTTTTAAGAATATTGATGTTTTTGGCGGAAGCGGTGGCGAACAGGATCATTTTCTTGGAAATCTAACGGTAGCTTTCGGCTTTAAAGAAAATTTAAACATAACATTTTATGACGCGTTTTCTGAATATTTTTTCATTCCCAAAAATTTCATTCTGAAAAATGTCAAAAATAAACTGGTTTCCCTGTATCCTTTTCCCACAGCGGAAAACGTGAATACAAAGGGACTCAACTGGACTTTAGATGATGAAAATCTGAGCATTACCTCAAGAATCGGAACCAGAAATTTTGCCGTTGAAGACGAAGTTGCTATAGAATATGAAAAAGGAGATTTGCTGGTCTTTGTGGGAAAAGATTATCTGTAA
- a CDS encoding cob(I)yrinic acid a,c-diamide adenosyltransferase — protein MKIYTKTGDKGQTALYGGTRVSKASARVDSYGNIDELNSFIGISKSHITDEEVLKQLKKIQFDLFTVGSEAATPVDKLMLANGKSRLPIIISDTEIEELENWMDAFEEKLEPLQFFILPGGGKSATFLHAARTICRRAERSLVFLNESEEVRPELIKYLNRLSDYLFVLARYISKINNETEEYWNPSERG, from the coding sequence ATGAAAATCTACACCAAGACAGGAGATAAAGGACAAACTGCACTGTACGGCGGAACGAGAGTTTCAAAAGCCAGCGCAAGAGTAGACAGCTACGGAAATATCGATGAACTCAACTCATTTATAGGAATTTCAAAAAGTCATATTACAGATGAGGAAGTTTTAAAACAACTCAAAAAAATTCAGTTTGATCTTTTTACCGTAGGTTCAGAAGCAGCAACTCCGGTTGACAAACTCATGCTCGCCAACGGAAAATCCCGACTTCCAATCATCATTTCAGACACCGAAATCGAAGAACTCGAAAACTGGATGGACGCTTTTGAAGAAAAACTCGAGCCACTTCAATTTTTCATCCTCCCAGGCGGCGGAAAGTCAGCGACATTTTTACATGCAGCAAGAACCATTTGCAGAAGAGCAGAACGTTCTTTGGTTTTCCTAAATGAATCTGAAGAAGTGCGTCCGGAATTGATTAAATACTTAAACAGACTGTCAGATTACCTATTTGTTTTGGCAAGATACATCTCAAAAATTAACAACGAAACTGAAGAATATTGGAATCCGAGTGAAAGAGGCTGA